A stretch of the Streptosporangium sp. NBC_01755 genome encodes the following:
- a CDS encoding Cmx/CmrA family chloramphenicol efflux MFS transporter encodes MPFVIYLLGLAVFAQGTSEFMLSGLVSGIARDMHVSIPTAGALTSAFAVGMVIGAPLMAILSLRWSRRRSLLTFLITFLLVHVLGALTTGYGVLLATRIVGALANAGFLAVALATATDMVAPNAKGRAASILLGGITIACVVGVPAGALLGQLWGWRSAFWAVAIVSVPAIIAILRSVPAGNPGSTHPSARGELRSLRDRRLVATLLLGALVNGATFCTFTYLAPLVTGVTGIESTWVPAILALFGLGSFLGVTIGGRMADVRPIPLLVTGGVALLIGWTVFAVTAGNPVAAIVLVFVQGTLSFAVGSTLISQVLYAAAEAPTLAGGFATAAFNVGAAIGPWLGGISISAGLGYRSPLWVSALLVALALATAGVAQGIRRSTANPREELVTP; translated from the coding sequence ATGCCATTCGTTATCTACCTGCTCGGACTGGCGGTCTTCGCCCAGGGAACGTCCGAGTTCATGTTGTCCGGCCTCGTCTCGGGCATCGCACGGGACATGCACGTGTCCATCCCCACTGCGGGAGCTCTGACCTCGGCGTTCGCGGTGGGGATGGTCATCGGCGCGCCACTGATGGCGATTCTGAGCCTGCGCTGGTCACGACGTCGCTCACTCCTGACCTTCCTGATCACTTTCCTGCTCGTCCATGTCCTGGGCGCGCTCACCACCGGCTACGGAGTACTGCTGGCCACCCGGATCGTCGGGGCGCTGGCCAACGCCGGCTTCTTGGCGGTGGCCCTGGCGACCGCCACCGATATGGTCGCGCCGAACGCCAAGGGCCGCGCCGCCTCAATCCTGCTCGGTGGCATCACCATCGCCTGTGTCGTGGGCGTCCCCGCCGGCGCGTTGCTCGGTCAGCTGTGGGGATGGCGCTCAGCGTTCTGGGCGGTGGCCATCGTGTCGGTGCCGGCCATCATCGCGATCCTGCGGTCGGTACCGGCCGGCAACCCCGGATCCACCCACCCGAGCGCGCGCGGGGAACTGCGCTCACTGCGCGACCGGCGGCTTGTGGCGACCCTGCTACTGGGGGCCCTCGTGAACGGCGCGACGTTCTGCACGTTCACCTACCTCGCACCGCTGGTCACCGGCGTCACCGGAATCGAATCCACCTGGGTGCCCGCCATACTGGCGCTCTTCGGGCTGGGTTCATTCCTCGGTGTCACCATCGGCGGCCGAATGGCCGACGTGCGACCCATTCCACTCCTGGTGACCGGCGGGGTGGCCCTGCTCATCGGCTGGACGGTATTCGCGGTGACCGCCGGGAACCCGGTGGCGGCGATAGTGCTCGTCTTCGTCCAGGGGACCCTCTCGTTCGCCGTCGGGTCGACGTTGATCTCGCAGGTGCTCTACGCGGCGGCCGAGGCGCCGACCCTGGCCGGGGGGTTCGCCACGGCCGCGTTCAACGTGGGCGCCGCAATCGGTCCTTGGCTCGGCGGGATCTCCATCAGTGCGGGACTCGGTTACCGCTCGCCACTGTGGGTCAGTGCGCTGCTGGTGGCCCTGGCACTCGCCACCGCCGGCGTAGCCCAGGGGATTCGACGCAGTACGGCGAACCCCCGGGAGGAGCTTGTAACGCCATAG
- a CDS encoding TAXI family TRAP transporter solute-binding subunit, whose amino-acid sequence MTEKMDPALVESLTRLLFERGAELEKIHPVAREISRDNARKTEPLPLHDGARKYYG is encoded by the coding sequence GTGACCGAGAAGATGGACCCCGCCCTGGTGGAGAGCCTGACGAGGCTGCTCTTCGAGCGCGGAGCGGAGCTGGAGAAGATCCACCCCGTGGCCAGGGAGATCAGCCGCGACAATGCGCGGAAGACCGAGCCGCTGCCCCTGCACGACGGCGCGCGGAAGTACTACGGCTGA
- a CDS encoding metallophosphoesterase family protein, translating to MMGKVKLPRSAGSRRTRLAAAGAGVLIVSGLVFSPVAFGAAPPPKYPAADIHKPSPIPDRVILTPTTTPSASQKVTWRAVTDAESAQAEILEAPRALGGVAPAAGAVTNVKAASTTPVNTTLGYASVYHTVEFTGLKPNTRYSYRVGDGTNWAEWSDFTTAAADLQPFSFIYYGDAQNYIDSAVPRVFRQAFGDRPQAKVIVNAGDLINSANNEEEWGQWYKAAGFIDSQVNNISIPGNHEYSGGLSTFWRPQFPYPDNGPGNPELKQTAYTVDYQGVRFIGLDSNVQSNAALMAAQATWLEGLLKDNPNKWTVVTFHHPVYSTTGTRNNPAVRDQWGPLFEKYGVDLVLQGHDHSYGRGNLATARKSVTVNNGVAYVVSVSGGKMYALNNGENWTGNGAEVVSKSQNTQLYQLIDVEADKITFEARYANGEHHDGFVVRKNNKGERTVNEVRTAENTVGEQVTVDKTTVDHRGELTISAYGYDPAERVSVSLRKADANANARGREHDRKDTVSVGVRNADELGRLTYTFRLPSNAKKGETYVVYLDSANQKITSPAITVAKK from the coding sequence ATGATGGGCAAAGTCAAGCTGCCCCGATCCGCCGGATCCCGGCGTACGAGGCTGGCGGCGGCGGGCGCGGGCGTACTGATCGTCAGCGGCCTCGTGTTCAGCCCGGTGGCGTTCGGCGCGGCCCCGCCGCCGAAGTACCCCGCCGCCGATATCCACAAGCCCTCCCCCATACCCGACCGGGTCATCCTCACCCCGACCACCACGCCGTCGGCCAGCCAGAAGGTCACCTGGCGGGCCGTGACCGACGCCGAGTCCGCGCAGGCCGAGATCCTCGAGGCCCCGCGCGCGCTCGGCGGGGTCGCACCGGCCGCGGGCGCGGTCACCAACGTCAAGGCGGCAAGCACCACCCCGGTCAACACCACGCTGGGGTACGCCTCCGTCTACCACACCGTGGAGTTCACCGGCCTGAAGCCGAACACCCGCTACAGCTACCGGGTCGGCGACGGCACCAACTGGGCCGAGTGGAGCGACTTCACCACCGCGGCGGCCGACCTCCAGCCGTTCTCGTTCATCTACTACGGCGACGCGCAGAACTACATCGACTCCGCGGTGCCGCGCGTCTTCCGCCAGGCTTTCGGCGACCGCCCGCAGGCCAAGGTGATCGTCAACGCCGGTGACCTCATCAACTCCGCGAACAACGAGGAGGAGTGGGGCCAGTGGTACAAGGCCGCCGGCTTCATCGACAGCCAGGTCAACAACATCTCCATCCCCGGCAACCACGAGTACAGCGGCGGCCTGTCCACCTTCTGGCGTCCGCAGTTCCCCTATCCGGACAACGGACCGGGTAACCCGGAGCTGAAGCAGACCGCCTACACCGTCGACTACCAGGGCGTGCGCTTCATCGGCCTGGACTCCAACGTGCAGAGCAACGCCGCCCTGATGGCCGCGCAGGCCACCTGGCTGGAGGGTCTACTCAAGGACAACCCGAACAAGTGGACCGTGGTGACCTTCCACCACCCCGTCTACTCCACCACCGGCACCCGCAACAACCCCGCCGTACGCGACCAGTGGGGCCCGCTGTTCGAGAAGTACGGGGTGGACCTGGTCCTGCAGGGCCACGACCACTCCTACGGCCGTGGCAACCTGGCGACCGCCCGCAAGTCGGTCACGGTCAACAACGGCGTCGCCTACGTCGTGTCCGTCTCCGGCGGCAAGATGTACGCCCTCAACAACGGCGAGAACTGGACCGGCAACGGCGCCGAGGTCGTCAGCAAGAGCCAGAACACCCAGCTCTACCAGCTGATCGACGTCGAGGCCGACAAGATCACGTTCGAGGCCCGCTACGCCAACGGCGAGCACCACGACGGCTTCGTCGTCCGGAAGAACAACAAGGGCGAGCGCACCGTCAACGAGGTCCGCACCGCGGAGAACACCGTCGGCGAGCAGGTCACCGTCGACAAGACCACCGTCGACCACCGCGGCGAGCTCACGATCTCCGCGTACGGCTACGACCCGGCCGAACGCGTCTCCGTCTCCCTGCGGAAGGCCGACGCGAACGCGAACGCGCGTGGCAGAGAACACGACCGCAAAGACACCGTCTCGGTCGGCGTGCGGAACGCCGATGAGCTGGGCCGCCTGACCTACACTTTCAGGCTGCCGAGCAACGCGAAGAAGGGCGAGACCTACGTGGTCTACCTGGACAGCGCCAACCAGAAGATCACCAGCCCGGCCATCACGGTCGCCAAGAAATAA
- a CDS encoding ABC transporter ATP-binding protein, whose product MPVITVKGVCVALGAFTVLDHFDLSVDQGEVVALTGVNGVGKSTLLRCLAGIQRVAAGEIQVFGAPLRDDAAFWRDVGLVTDEQAWYPWLTVREHLELVRKIHAPIDGSCLEPEVLLEMFGLSDRADVAPMMLSTGQRQRLSLAAMFARPSRLLLLDEPEQGLDQAFRHSLGGLLAKYAGDGGTLVMATHDVRLAESAGARMVTLHGGDGA is encoded by the coding sequence GTGCCGGTGATCACGGTTAAAGGCGTGTGCGTTGCATTAGGCGCTTTCACGGTACTCGACCATTTCGACCTCAGCGTGGATCAGGGGGAAGTCGTCGCGCTGACGGGTGTGAACGGTGTCGGGAAATCGACCCTGCTGCGCTGCCTCGCCGGTATCCAGCGGGTGGCGGCGGGAGAGATTCAAGTCTTCGGCGCTCCACTGAGGGATGACGCGGCGTTCTGGCGCGATGTCGGTCTGGTCACGGACGAACAGGCGTGGTACCCGTGGCTTACAGTCCGTGAGCATCTGGAACTGGTCAGAAAGATCCACGCGCCGATTGACGGCTCATGCCTGGAACCGGAGGTGCTGCTCGAGATGTTCGGTCTGTCCGACCGAGCCGACGTCGCACCGATGATGCTCTCGACCGGCCAGCGGCAACGGCTGTCGCTGGCCGCGATGTTCGCGAGGCCGAGCCGTCTACTCCTGCTCGACGAGCCGGAGCAGGGACTGGACCAGGCTTTCCGCCATAGCCTCGGCGGCCTGCTCGCGAAGTACGCCGGTGACGGCGGCACCCTCGTGATGGCGACACACGACGTGCGGCTCGCCGAGTCCGCAGGGGCGCGTATGGTCACACTCCACGGAGGGGACGGCGCTTGA
- a CDS encoding amino acid-binding protein: protein MLLRLRIALPDQPGSLGKVTRVLGVAGADITQVVVLERGEGRALDDITVYWPDSAPRQTLIDGLESVPGVTIEGVWSTREAPGTYPELEILKYITTAGDRALATLIDSMPVLFSADWAAAATEKIPRATVHSSWRAPEQVPFPDETPARPTAFTLDSGLHVIVAPLPPLALTFLLARTTGPAFHRIEVHRLTRILEIFLTLPAVERAVARQLRHPAD, encoded by the coding sequence ATGCTCCTGCGACTGCGGATCGCACTGCCCGACCAGCCGGGCTCCCTGGGGAAGGTCACCCGTGTCCTCGGCGTCGCGGGCGCCGACATCACCCAGGTGGTCGTCCTGGAGCGCGGCGAGGGCCGGGCGCTGGACGACATCACCGTCTACTGGCCCGACTCCGCTCCCAGACAGACCCTGATCGATGGGCTGGAGAGCGTGCCGGGGGTGACGATCGAGGGCGTCTGGAGCACGCGCGAGGCACCTGGCACCTACCCGGAGCTGGAGATCCTCAAATACATCACCACGGCGGGCGACCGCGCCCTGGCCACCCTGATCGACTCCATGCCCGTGCTGTTCAGCGCCGACTGGGCCGCGGCGGCGACCGAGAAGATCCCTCGCGCGACCGTCCACTCCAGCTGGCGCGCCCCCGAGCAGGTGCCCTTCCCCGACGAGACCCCCGCCCGGCCGACCGCCTTCACCCTCGACTCCGGCCTGCACGTGATCGTCGCCCCGCTGCCCCCGCTGGCCCTGACCTTCCTGCTGGCCCGCACCACCGGCCCCGCCTTCCACCGCATCGAGGTGCACCGCCTCACCCGCATCCTGGAGATCTTCCTCACCCTGCCCGCGGTGGAACGCGCCGTCGCCCGCCAGTTGCGCCATCCGGCCGACTGA
- a CDS encoding HEAT repeat domain-containing protein produces the protein MDSIHRLVLAGARGGRDPLEDLARALFIAVSNDELAELTLGLLTAAGPKIWLELDSVLRPWMYGYQDPRITLAQAVREMSNPLAVALTACSRDGRERAKAVKHPAMRTDVRLFPVLAIRTADWANAVQRQALRALSEVVSRADAAALLTLVPVVVRLDDRRRGQPATEMIRAALLRADGDTLGTVRRCEDLRGRRFVFEVSLEARRMDQRQLAEAALHESDIISRTRCAEALAAEAVEQNRPELVEELLDSSSARVRVEALTALVRLGRTESGPRFLCDGASMMRLTAQWAVQRAGGDPAELYRRYLAAPSGQGLRGLLAGLGDCGTRADAGLALPFLSDPRPRVRAEAVRTLRRLGATVDIADLLEDPAPVVVRNVVNSLRASGPAVRIEQLWALLGPDKPRHVRQAAHRLLADRDAWSRIRADLLLLGDLDPVLSACARTDLGSWCSRDSTRVYRGCPDEIRSELEDMLARSESIVGVENARLLRWLIRTSR, from the coding sequence GTGGACTCGATTCATCGGCTGGTCCTCGCGGGCGCCCGGGGTGGCCGGGATCCTCTTGAGGATCTTGCACGTGCCCTGTTCATCGCCGTTTCCAATGATGAGCTCGCCGAGCTGACCCTGGGCCTTCTCACTGCGGCCGGGCCGAAGATCTGGCTGGAGCTCGACTCTGTGTTGCGTCCGTGGATGTACGGTTACCAGGATCCACGCATCACGCTGGCGCAAGCCGTACGCGAAATGAGCAATCCCCTTGCGGTCGCATTGACCGCCTGCAGCCGGGATGGCCGCGAGCGTGCGAAAGCAGTCAAGCACCCCGCCATGCGTACCGATGTCCGGCTGTTTCCCGTGTTGGCGATCAGAACGGCTGACTGGGCCAACGCGGTGCAGCGCCAGGCCCTGCGAGCCCTGAGCGAGGTTGTCTCCCGAGCGGACGCGGCGGCGTTGCTGACCCTCGTACCGGTCGTGGTGCGGCTCGATGACCGGCGGCGTGGGCAGCCCGCCACCGAGATGATCCGCGCTGCTCTGTTGCGAGCCGACGGAGACACGCTTGGCACCGTACGCAGATGCGAAGACCTTCGAGGGCGGCGTTTCGTATTCGAGGTCTCGCTGGAGGCCAGGCGGATGGATCAGCGGCAGCTGGCTGAGGCGGCCCTTCACGAGTCCGACATCATCTCCCGGACTCGGTGTGCCGAAGCTCTGGCAGCCGAGGCAGTCGAACAGAACCGACCGGAACTGGTAGAGGAACTCCTGGACAGCTCCTCGGCCCGGGTCCGCGTCGAAGCGCTCACCGCCCTGGTACGGCTCGGCCGTACCGAATCGGGCCCGCGATTCCTATGTGACGGCGCGTCGATGATGCGCCTGACCGCGCAGTGGGCGGTTCAACGGGCGGGCGGCGATCCGGCCGAGCTCTACAGGCGATACCTCGCGGCACCTTCTGGCCAGGGGCTGCGTGGGTTGCTCGCCGGACTCGGCGACTGCGGCACTCGGGCTGATGCCGGACTGGCTCTTCCCTTTCTGAGTGACCCACGGCCTCGAGTCCGGGCAGAGGCGGTGCGGACACTTCGTCGCCTGGGTGCGACGGTCGATATCGCCGACCTGTTGGAGGACCCCGCTCCGGTGGTGGTCCGGAATGTGGTCAACTCACTGCGGGCGTCGGGTCCTGCCGTGCGGATCGAGCAGCTGTGGGCGCTGCTCGGGCCTGATAAACCCCGTCATGTACGGCAGGCCGCCCACCGGCTCCTGGCCGACCGCGATGCCTGGAGCCGGATCAGAGCGGATCTTCTCCTGCTCGGCGATCTGGACCCAGTGCTGAGTGCGTGTGCCCGCACCGACCTCGGCTCTTGGTGCTCGCGTGATTCGACGAGGGTGTATCGCGGCTGCCCCGACGAGATCCGCAGCGAACTGGAGGACATGCTGGCAAGGTCGGAGAGCATCGTGGGCGTGGAGAACGCCCGCCTGCTGCGCTGGCTGATCCGGACGAGCAGATGA
- a CDS encoding bile acid:sodium symporter family protein yields the protein MALAGTLLPIALAIIMFGLGLSLTISDFRRVVVYPKATVVALGCQILVLPAICFGLVVVFDLPSALAVGMMLLAASPGGTTANLYSHLFGGDVALNVTLTAINSVLAVVTLPLVTNLSLSYFEAGSGTLGLQFDKSLQVMAVVLVPVAIGMAVRAMARSFAERMNTPVKIASAVILALVIAGALLQELDNLSGYIQSVGLITLVFSVISLTVGYWAPRLVGVERGQAVASCMEIGIHNATLSIAVALSLLNSSQMAIPAATYGVLMFFTAAGAGFLLRSRAVESMPSDR from the coding sequence GTGGCCCTTGCCGGAACCCTCCTGCCCATCGCGTTGGCGATCATCATGTTCGGCCTCGGGCTGAGCCTGACGATCTCCGACTTCCGCCGTGTCGTCGTCTATCCGAAGGCCACCGTCGTGGCGCTCGGCTGCCAGATCCTGGTGCTGCCCGCGATCTGCTTCGGTCTGGTGGTCGTCTTCGACCTGCCGTCGGCGCTCGCCGTCGGCATGATGCTGCTGGCCGCTTCGCCCGGCGGCACGACAGCCAACCTCTACAGTCATCTGTTCGGCGGTGATGTCGCGCTCAACGTGACGCTGACCGCGATCAACTCGGTGCTGGCGGTCGTGACGCTGCCACTGGTAACCAACCTGTCGCTGTCCTACTTCGAGGCCGGCTCGGGCACGCTCGGCCTGCAGTTCGACAAGAGCCTGCAGGTGATGGCGGTCGTGCTGGTTCCGGTCGCCATCGGCATGGCGGTCCGCGCCATGGCACGGAGCTTCGCCGAACGGATGAATACGCCCGTGAAGATCGCCTCAGCGGTCATCCTGGCGCTGGTGATCGCCGGCGCCCTGCTCCAGGAGCTCGACAACCTCAGCGGCTACATCCAGTCGGTGGGCCTGATCACGCTGGTGTTCAGCGTGATCAGCCTGACCGTCGGCTACTGGGCGCCGCGCCTGGTCGGGGTGGAGCGCGGCCAGGCCGTCGCCTCCTGCATGGAGATCGGGATCCACAACGCCACGCTGTCGATCGCGGTGGCGCTCTCCCTGCTGAACAGCTCCCAGATGGCCATCCCGGCCGCCACGTATGGCGTGCTGATGTTCTTCACCGCGGCAGGAGCCGGGTTCCTGCTCAGGTCTCGCGCGGTGGAGTCGATGCCTTCGGATCGGTGA
- the dusB gene encoding tRNA dihydrouridine synthase DusB, which yields MESLKLGSLEVWPPVVLAPMAGITNTAFRALCREQGGGLFVCEMITTRALVERNPKTFKMIRFESDERPRSVQLYGIDPVTVGRAVRMIAEEGLADHVDLNFGCPVPKVTRKGGGSALPYKRNLLRAILREAVRNAGTLPVTMKMRKGIDDDHLTYLDAGRIAVEEGVSAIALHGRTAIQHYGGTADWEAIARLKESVPEIPVLGNGDIWSADDARRMMDATGCDGVVVGRGCLGRPWLFADLAAMCEGGDERRRPLLGEVAATMDRHATLLAECFESEPHAVADFRKHVSWYLKGFTVGSALRRRLATSETLAGLREGLAELDAAQPWPEGVDVPRGKTNPRDRVHLPAGWLDDPYDLAVPCADAETDTPGG from the coding sequence GTGGAGTCGTTGAAACTGGGATCGCTGGAGGTATGGCCGCCGGTCGTCCTCGCCCCGATGGCCGGTATCACCAACACGGCGTTCCGCGCGCTCTGCCGGGAGCAGGGCGGCGGTCTGTTCGTCTGTGAAATGATCACAACGCGGGCGCTGGTGGAGCGCAACCCCAAGACGTTCAAGATGATCCGGTTCGAGTCCGACGAGCGTCCCCGGAGCGTCCAGCTCTACGGGATCGATCCGGTGACGGTCGGCAGGGCCGTCCGCATGATCGCGGAGGAGGGCCTGGCCGACCACGTCGATCTCAACTTCGGCTGCCCGGTGCCCAAGGTGACCCGCAAAGGCGGTGGTTCCGCCCTGCCGTACAAGCGGAACCTGCTCCGGGCGATCCTGCGCGAGGCGGTGCGCAACGCCGGGACGCTGCCGGTGACCATGAAGATGCGCAAGGGCATAGACGACGACCACCTGACCTATCTGGACGCCGGTCGGATCGCCGTGGAGGAGGGCGTCTCCGCGATCGCGCTGCACGGCCGCACCGCGATCCAGCACTACGGCGGGACCGCCGACTGGGAGGCGATCGCGCGGCTCAAGGAGAGCGTTCCGGAGATCCCGGTGCTCGGCAACGGCGACATCTGGAGCGCCGACGACGCGCGCCGCATGATGGACGCGACCGGATGCGACGGCGTCGTCGTGGGCCGGGGCTGCCTGGGGCGCCCGTGGCTCTTCGCCGACCTGGCCGCCATGTGCGAGGGCGGCGACGAGCGGCGCCGCCCCCTGCTGGGCGAGGTCGCCGCGACCATGGACCGGCACGCCACCCTGCTGGCCGAGTGCTTCGAGAGCGAGCCGCACGCCGTGGCCGACTTCCGCAAGCACGTCAGCTGGTATCTCAAGGGCTTCACCGTCGGCTCGGCCCTCCGCCGTCGCCTGGCCACCTCCGAGACCCTCGCCGGTCTGCGAGAGGGTCTCGCCGAGCTCGACGCCGCCCAACCCTGGCCCGAAGGCGTGGACGTCCCCCGGGGCAAGACCAACCCGCGTGACCGCGTTCACCTGCCCGCCGGCTGGCTCGACGACCCGTACGACCTCGCGGTCCCCTGCGCCGACGCCGAGACCGACACCCCGGGCGGCTGA
- a CDS encoding nickel/cobalt transporter: MTELSGFESRFISLFDNRGVFWVVLAVALVTGAMHAVAPGHGKSVTAAYLVGTRGNYRDALRLGVIVALMHTFSVLVLAFAWVGLSSAASFGTESVTAWMQVLAGLVTIGVGIHLIYRHLRGRRRQTQTQHGHEHGHGHGHGHGHGHGHGHGHGHGHGHGHGHGHGHGHGHGHGHGHGHGHGHGHGHQVEDGPDPWSRRGLVALALSGGLLPSPSAFIVLMSGLLTGRAFDAVALVAAFGVGMALTLTGVGVVTIRGYTLLAHGTHRWSLASTAMTWAPAAAGLAVSSAGGLYLISALGTITG, encoded by the coding sequence ATGACGGAGCTCAGCGGCTTCGAGAGCCGCTTCATCTCGCTCTTCGACAACAGGGGCGTCTTCTGGGTGGTCCTGGCCGTCGCCCTCGTCACCGGGGCGATGCACGCGGTCGCCCCCGGCCACGGCAAGAGCGTCACCGCGGCCTACCTGGTCGGCACCCGGGGCAACTACCGCGACGCGCTGCGCCTGGGAGTCATCGTCGCGCTGATGCACACCTTCTCGGTGCTGGTGCTGGCGTTCGCCTGGGTGGGGCTGAGCAGCGCCGCGAGCTTCGGCACCGAGAGCGTCACCGCCTGGATGCAGGTGCTGGCCGGCCTGGTCACGATCGGCGTCGGCATCCATCTGATCTACCGCCACCTCCGAGGACGTCGGCGCCAGACACAGACCCAGCACGGGCATGAGCACGGACATGGACATGGGCACGGACATGGACATGGGCACGGACATGGACATGGACATGGCCACGGACATGGACACGGGCACGGACACGGGCACGGACACGGGCACGGACACGGGCACGGGCACGGACATGGACATGGACATGGCCACGGGCACGGGCATCAGGTCGAGGACGGGCCGGATCCCTGGTCACGCCGGGGCCTCGTCGCGCTCGCCCTCTCCGGCGGCCTGCTGCCCTCCCCTTCGGCGTTCATCGTCCTGATGAGCGGGCTGCTCACCGGCCGTGCCTTCGACGCCGTCGCGCTCGTCGCCGCCTTCGGCGTGGGGATGGCCCTCACCCTGACCGGCGTGGGCGTCGTGACGATCCGCGGCTACACCCTGCTGGCCCACGGAACCCACAGGTGGTCACTGGCCTCCACCGCGATGACCTGGGCCCCGGCCGCCGCCGGCCTCGCGGTCTCCTCCGCCGGAGGCCTCTACCTCATCTCGGCACTGGGCACCATCACCGGTTGA
- a CDS encoding DUF2087 domain-containing protein, translating to MSDEAIRQVLGLLYQEDTLRVLATLALGGKPEEESGLDREAVRRALDRLERGGLAVRGEGGEWQVRRERFRELLHTTAKPAPAVSAEEKVLRSFLVEGRLRAIPSKRDKQLVVLDYVVQVFEPGVRYPEKEVNVALRAFHDDHAALRRYLVDEGMLSRENNLYWRSGGSVEA from the coding sequence ATGAGCGACGAAGCGATCAGGCAGGTGCTCGGCCTGCTCTACCAGGAGGACACGCTGCGGGTGCTGGCGACTCTGGCACTGGGCGGCAAGCCAGAGGAGGAGTCCGGCCTCGACAGGGAGGCGGTCAGGCGCGCGCTGGACCGCCTGGAACGCGGCGGGCTCGCCGTGCGGGGGGAGGGCGGCGAGTGGCAGGTGCGGCGCGAGCGGTTCCGCGAGCTGCTGCACACCACGGCCAAGCCCGCGCCCGCGGTCTCCGCCGAGGAGAAGGTGCTGCGCTCCTTCCTCGTCGAGGGGCGGCTGCGGGCGATCCCCAGCAAGCGGGACAAACAGCTGGTCGTGCTCGACTACGTGGTCCAGGTCTTCGAGCCGGGGGTCCGCTACCCGGAGAAGGAGGTCAACGTCGCGCTGCGCGCCTTCCACGACGACCACGCGGCACTGCGCCGTTACCTGGTCGACGAGGGCATGCTCAGCAGGGAGAACAACCTCTACTGGCGCAGCGGCGGCTCCGTCGAGGCCTGA
- a CDS encoding DUF6297 family protein: MTTVAQLTRRRRPVRESGWQRTYYWLIAVGFAAAIGVPQLVRFTSWLFSGAGLADPARGLALLLALLAGLLMLLAWVGPVVASPADMRWLILSPLNRRRVLARNALVLLASLTVAGLALSSLGTAVFGRPQDVIACVSLGVSVAIAAGSAAVLLQAAEARYDWLRLTVILLAVVVGLLILLRPALPGLPIALIAYSAPVVAAFLAWHAWQALSSFPSRALLNTSIRMGTLVAASFNLEPAVLTSIAEQRFWRSKRLRSRAWPVTGRLAMVRSDARMLSRRPGRLAVLAALISLPVLVRFAGGTTGLAMIVLFCGGLAAATTAAAGARWDVQHPELARLFTMKWSAARAVMPAVFAFLWVSLAFVLLSIAGFMPIWSCLYGLAMAPGLAAGALRMAQRGAINHAMPVIDLGSGGIPTGPVLWAITGIDLAALGSTPLLLAVTPTSLAIQALLSIVLLGVYLRHQRRS; encoded by the coding sequence TTGACGACGGTTGCTCAACTGACCCGGCGTCGCCGACCGGTCCGGGAGTCGGGTTGGCAGCGAACGTATTACTGGCTGATCGCCGTGGGGTTCGCCGCCGCGATCGGCGTCCCGCAGCTCGTCCGGTTCACCTCCTGGCTCTTCAGCGGGGCCGGACTGGCCGACCCCGCAAGAGGGCTGGCCCTCCTTCTGGCCCTTCTGGCCGGCCTTCTCATGCTCCTGGCATGGGTGGGGCCGGTGGTGGCGTCGCCCGCTGATATGCGGTGGCTGATTCTTTCCCCGCTGAATCGCCGCCGGGTACTCGCCCGTAACGCGCTGGTGCTCCTCGCGTCCTTGACGGTCGCGGGACTGGCCTTGAGCTCCCTGGGCACGGCCGTGTTCGGCAGGCCGCAGGATGTGATCGCCTGTGTGTCCCTGGGCGTCTCCGTCGCGATCGCCGCGGGTTCGGCGGCTGTGCTGCTTCAGGCGGCCGAAGCGAGGTACGACTGGCTTCGGCTCACCGTGATTCTCCTGGCCGTGGTGGTGGGGCTGCTCATCCTGCTGCGTCCGGCCCTTCCCGGTCTGCCCATCGCTTTGATCGCGTATTCGGCTCCGGTGGTCGCGGCGTTCCTGGCATGGCACGCGTGGCAGGCATTGTCGAGCTTCCCTTCGCGCGCGCTTTTGAACACTTCGATTCGGATGGGCACGCTGGTCGCCGCTTCCTTCAACCTCGAACCCGCTGTGTTGACGTCGATCGCCGAGCAACGGTTCTGGCGGTCCAAACGGCTGCGCTCACGCGCCTGGCCGGTTACCGGTCGACTGGCGATGGTGCGGTCGGATGCGCGCATGCTGAGTCGCCGTCCGGGCCGACTCGCCGTACTGGCGGCCCTGATCTCACTGCCGGTCCTCGTCCGCTTCGCCGGGGGAACGACCGGCCTGGCCATGATCGTACTCTTCTGCGGAGGCCTGGCCGCGGCGACAACGGCGGCCGCCGGGGCACGCTGGGATGTTCAGCACCCCGAACTGGCCCGTCTGTTCACCATGAAGTGGTCCGCCGCGAGGGCTGTGATGCCTGCCGTCTTCGCCTTCCTCTGGGTCAGCCTGGCTTTTGTCCTGTTGTCCATCGCGGGGTTCATGCCCATTTGGAGCTGCTTGTACGGTCTGGCGATGGCTCCCGGCCTTGCCGCGGGAGCCCTGCGTATGGCGCAGCGTGGTGCGATCAACCATGCGATGCCCGTCATCGACCTCGGCTCCGGAGGGATTCCCACCGGTCCCGTGCTGTGGGCGATCACGGGAATAGATCTGGCCGCTCTCGGCAGTACGCCGCTGCTGCTGGCTGTGACACCGACCTCGCTCGCGATTCAGGCTCTGCTGAGTATCGTTTTGCTCGGCGTCTATCTGCGCCACCAACGGAGGAGCTAA